The genomic region CCAGGACGTCGTCGCGGAGCTGGAACGCCTGGCCCAGGGGCGATCCGTACCCGGCCAGGACCCGCTGTACATCGGGGTCGTCTCCGCCCAGGTCCGCGCCGATGGACAGCGGGTAGGCGACGGTGTACCCACCCGACTTCAGGGTGGCTATCCGCCGCGCCTCCCCCTCGGTGACCCGGCCCAGGTGTGCCGCGTCCAGGTCGAGCATCTGTCCGGCGATCGCTGCTGCGCGCATGGAGTCGAACCTCAGGCGGGCCCGGGCCAGGACATCGGACGCGAACCCCGAGGACGCGAGCAGCCTGTCGGCCAGGACGAGTGCGAGGTCCCCGGTCAGAACCGCTGCGGCCACCCCCATCTGCTGTGGATCGGACCGGCCCCCTTGGGAGGCGCCGGCGAACGCCTTCCACGTGGCCGGCCTCCCGCGCCGCACCTCCGAACGGTCCATGACGTCGTCGTGGATGAGCGCGAACGTGTGGACGAGCTCGAGGGCGGCGGAGGCGGCCACGATCTCGTCGGACGGGGCCGCTCCCGTCGCGCGGTACCCCCAGAAGCAGAAGGTGGGACGGAGCCGCTTCCCTCCGGCCGCGACCACCGCGCCTATCTCGTCGAGCAGGGGGTGGGCCCCCTCGTCGAGGTGATCGCGCTGCGATGCGAGGAACCGTTCGAGGGCGACGTCGATCAGGTGCCGGAGGTCGGTTCGGGTGACGACCATGCGCCTCAGTGTCCTCGCTGGGGAGATGCGGCGCTACCGCGGACGCGCCGGTGCGCTACCGTATCCGCGCGTCCCACTCGCGTCCATGGAGCGACCACGTTGACCTCCTTCCGCCGTCTGGCTGCCTGCACGGCCGCGGCTACGCTCATCCTCGTCGCGGCCGGCGGACTCGTCCGGGCGACCGGCTCCGGGCTCGGCTGCCTCGACGAGTGGCCCAGG from Actinomycetota bacterium harbors:
- a CDS encoding polyprenyl synthetase family protein, which produces MVVTRTDLRHLIDVALERFLASQRDHLDEGAHPLLDEIGAVVAAGGKRLRPTFCFWGYRATGAAPSDEIVAASAALELVHTFALIHDDVMDRSEVRRGRPATWKAFAGASQGGRSDPQQMGVAAAVLTGDLALVLADRLLASSGFASDVLARARLRFDSMRAAAIAGQMLDLDAAHLGRVTEGEARRIATLKSGGYTVAYPLSIGADLGGDDPDVQRVLAGYGSPLGQAFQLRDDVLGVFGDPSITGKERDGDLREGKQTVLVARARATGTAAQVALLDRALGRPDLTPDDADRLREVLRETGALDHTLGLIADLAAEARAALDAAVIGSEVADALTELAQDVSEREA